The following proteins are co-located in the Aquarana catesbeiana isolate 2022-GZ linkage group LG02, ASM4218655v1, whole genome shotgun sequence genome:
- the LOC141129708 gene encoding olfactory receptor 51E1-like, which produces MSSSSKNVSLTVTNFVLVGLIEIESFRYVCAVLALALFSVTLFTSSMIVYITWAEKSLHEPMYIFICILAINGMLGNSSYYPKLAIDLLSGCSTISHTGCLCQSFCIQIYATSEMYIFTAMAYDRYLAVGHPLRYHTLMTNFTTQKISLAIYVYNGVLVIVSILLTLRLTFCGVNIHNVYCEILSLIPLACNDITINTIYGMVYTLSFTIVCLLVTIYCYIRTVVICLKLSAESSQKAIHTLMTHVLAFSIYSITLLFITMRYKLNRSTVITAFDIVIPLIGTSIAISANPLIYGMRTKVLREKIVCNLQKIIGNAK; this is translated from the coding sequence ATGAGCTCATCTTCCAAGAATGTCTCTTTAACTGTTACCAACTTTGTTCTAGTGGGACTTATTGAGATTGAATCATTTCGATATGTATGTGCTGTTTTGGCTCTTGCATTATTTTCAGTCACATTGTTTACGAGCTCTATGATTGTCTATATAACATGGGCAGAGAAAAGCTTGCATGAACCTATGTACATCTTTATATGCATCTTAGCTATCAATGGCATGTTAGGGAACTCATCATATTATCCCAAGCTGGCTATTGACTTGTTGTCCGGATGCTCAACTATCTCTCACACAGGATGTCTCTGTCAATCTTTCTGTATACAGATTTATGCAACTAGTGAAATGTATATTTTTACCGCAATGGCCTATGATCGTTATCTGGCTGTAGGCCACCCTCTGAGATACCACACTCTGATGACCAACTTCACAACTCAAAAAATATCACTTGCCATATATGTTTATAATGGAGTGTTAGTAATTGTGAGTATACTGTTGACATTAAGACTAACTTTTTGTGGAGTAAATATCCACAATGTCTATTGTGAGATCCTGTCTCTAATACCGCTTGCTTGTAATGATATAACAATTAACACCATCTATGGAATGGTTTATACCTTGTCCTTCACAATTGTCTGCTTGCTTGTAACAATATACTGTTACATAAGAACAGTTGTCATCTGTCTGAAACTTTCTGCAGAATCCTCCCAGAAAGCTATACATACATTGATGACTCACGTATTGGCCTTCTCCATTTATTCCATCACCCTCTTGTTCATTACTATGAGGTACAAGCTAAACAGAAGTACTGTGATAACGGCATTTGATATTGTCATACCTTTGATCGGTACCAGCATAGCTATTTCTGCCAATCCTCTGATCTACGGTATGAGGACCAAAGTTCTCAGAGAAAAAATTGTATGCAACCTGCAGAAAATAATTGGCaacgcaaaataa